A single genomic interval of Anser cygnoides isolate HZ-2024a breed goose chromosome 7, Taihu_goose_T2T_genome, whole genome shotgun sequence harbors:
- the LOC106033034 gene encoding dual specificity protein phosphatase 13B-like has translation MPHTRDDSSPTSSAGSPDSYETPALADLQRLIWFRGGLDNHVDQVWPNIYLGDAWAARCKTTLQSLNITHILNAADGPYSINTGARYYKDLKIEYFGVEAFDDPSFDLSIFFYDAANFIGKALNTSGGKVFVHCAIGVSRSASLVLAFLMIHENMTLVDALKTVGSHRNICPNTGFLSQLRDLDIKLNEERKGNRESAGKEL, from the exons ATGCCTCACACCAGAGATGACTCTTCCCCAACCAGCAGTGCAGGGAGCCCAGACTCCTATGAAACACCAGCGCTAGCAGACCTCCAGCGGCTGATTTGGTTCAGAGGAGGGTTGGATAATCACGTGGACCAAGTCTGGCCAAACATTTACCTGGGAGATGC GTGGGCTGCTAGGTGCAAAACTACTCTTCAAAGCCTCAACATTACTCACATCCTTAATGCAGCAGATGGGCCATACAGTATCAACACGGGAGCCAGATATTACAAAGATCTGAAAATAGAGTACTTCGGAGTAGAAGCATTTGATGATCCTTCCTTTGATTTAAGTATCTTCTTCTACGACGCTGCCAATTTCATTGGCAAAGCCTTAAACACTTCAGGAG GTAAAGTGTTCGTGCATTGTGCCATAGGGGTAAGCCGCTCTGCATCCTTAGTGCTTGCCTTTTTGATGATCCATGAAAACATGACACTTGTGGATGCTCTGAAAACAGTGGGTTCTCACAGAAACATCTGCCCAAACACAGGGTTCCTCAGCCAGCTCCGAGACTTGgacattaaattaaatgaagagaggaaaggaaacagagaatCTGCTGGCAAAGAGTTGTAA